Proteins found in one Candidatus Nomurabacteria bacterium genomic segment:
- a CDS encoding DDE-type integrase/transposase/recombinase encodes MSYSSNPLLPKARAEAVRLVIEQSMPLTIAARRCGVHRTTLWRWLRKWELLNQNVQLTNVNRPKRNSDSQVPSSFRLAACTWRIPTNSSRPHFFGRAVPNMVVERIRYYRTKYNRCATIVHAYCKQEGTEVSLSTVRRVLYRLGLVVRQKWQRRWRPPLPRPDVQCPGDFIQTDTVHLYDHRTKKRSYLYTLVDVYSRWAYAEYSTVLSQRVAAAVIQRGQAYAQFRFKTVQADNGPEFSKNFEELLKAQGTTVRHSRVRRPNDNAHIERFNRTIQEECIGSTNPFSKELYGKVANYLAYYNEERLHLSLECRTPASVAKVLN; translated from the coding sequence ATGAGCTATTCTAGCAACCCATTACTACCTAAAGCGAGAGCAGAAGCCGTTAGGCTCGTCATTGAGCAAAGTATGCCTTTGACAATTGCTGCAAGAAGATGTGGAGTCCACCGCACAACCTTATGGCGTTGGCTACGCAAATGGGAGCTACTAAACCAGAATGTTCAGCTCACCAATGTCAACCGACCAAAAAGAAACTCAGATTCCCAAGTGCCCAGCAGCTTTCGTCTCGCAGCTTGTACGTGGCGTATACCTACCAACAGTAGCCGACCTCATTTCTTTGGTCGGGCAGTACCCAATATGGTTGTTGAACGCATTCGGTATTACCGCACTAAGTACAACCGTTGCGCAACAATTGTTCACGCCTACTGCAAACAAGAAGGTACCGAAGTGTCACTCAGTACGGTTCGTCGGGTATTGTACCGACTCGGGTTGGTGGTACGACAAAAGTGGCAACGTCGGTGGCGTCCGCCACTACCGCGCCCAGATGTACAGTGTCCAGGTGACTTCATTCAAACCGACACGGTACACCTGTATGATCACCGAACAAAAAAGCGGAGCTATTTGTATACACTGGTTGATGTTTACTCTCGTTGGGCGTATGCCGAATACAGTACTGTGCTCAGCCAGCGTGTAGCCGCTGCAGTCATCCAGCGAGGCCAGGCCTATGCTCAGTTCCGTTTCAAAACCGTCCAGGCTGACAATGGACCCGAATTTAGTAAGAACTTTGAAGAGCTACTTAAAGCGCAAGGTACGACAGTACGTCACAGTAGAGTGCGACGACCGAATGACAATGCTCACATAGAGCGGTTCAACCGGACAATACAAGAAGAATGTATTGGTTCCACAAATCCATTCTCTAAAGAACTATATGGCAAGGTAGCAAACTACCTTGCCTACTACAACGAAGAAAGGCTACACTTGAGCTTAGAGTGTAGAACACCAGCGAGTGTTGCAAAGGTGTTGAACTAA